The Cuculus canorus isolate bCucCan1 chromosome 5, bCucCan1.pri, whole genome shotgun sequence genome window below encodes:
- the FSHB gene encoding follitropin subunit beta produces MKTLNCYVLLVCWKALCCNSCQLTNITIAVEREECELCITVNATWCSGYCFTRDPVYKYPPVSSVQQTCTFKEVVYETVKIPGCGDHPESFYSYPVATECHCETCDTDTTDCTVRGLGPSYCSFSQNGSNQ; encoded by the exons ATGAAGACACTTAATTGTTACGTGCTGTTAGTTTGCTGGAAAGCTCTTTGTTGCAATAGCTGTCAGCTCACCAATATTACTATAGCAgtagaaagagaagaatgtGAACTCTGTATTACTGTGAATGCAACGTGGTGCTCAGGATACTGCTTCACAAGG GATCCAGTATATAAATATCCACCAGTATCATCTGTTCAGCAAACATGTACCTTCAAGGAGGTTGTGTATGAAACAGTAAAGATCCCTGGCTGCGGTGACCATCCCGAATCTTTTTATTCGTACCCAGTAGCTACTGAGTGCCACTGTGAGACCTGTGACACTGACACCACTGACTGCACTGTGAGAGGGTTGGGGCCATCCTACTGTTCCTTCAGTCAGAATGGAAGTAACCAATGA